Proteins encoded by one window of Carettochelys insculpta isolate YL-2023 chromosome 10, ASM3395843v1, whole genome shotgun sequence:
- the NPPC gene encoding C-type natriuretic peptide: protein MRLSHVVAGGLLLVLLSARLQARPAAQPQRKPARSAPGHELATSPAASPARGETAGGGGGRGPGSRLLRELRVDAKSRAAWARLLRDHPGTRRHKGAGKKGLSKGCFGLKLDRIGSMSGLGC, encoded by the exons atgcGGCTCTCCCACGTCGTGGCCGGCGGGCTGCTCCTGGTCCTGCTGTCCGCCCGCCTCCAGGCCAGGCCGGCGGCTCAGCCCCAGCGCAAG CCCGCCCGGAGCGCGCCGGGACACGAGCTGGCGACCAGCCCGGCGGCGAGCCCCGCGCGAGGCGAGacggcgggcggcggcggcggccggggcCCGGGCTCGCGGCTGCTGCGGGAGCTGCGCGTGGACGCCAAGTCGCGGGCGGCCTGGGCCCGGCTGCTGCGCGACCACCCCGGCACGCGGCGGCACAAGGGCGCCGGCAAGAAGGGCCTGTCCAAGGGCTGCTTCGGCCTCAAGCTGGACCGCATCGGCTCCATGAGCGGCCTGGGCTGCTAG